One Micromonas commoda chromosome 7, complete sequence genomic window carries:
- a CDS encoding aminopeptidase yields MATSSCPAFVSAPRAAVIGAASRAIVARRVAPTGAKRRVASTIVPRASADAPPVPAVDIPDTNDEWEAVSPVDFAADVSAALAADKVVILGKRGALRSPGFVASLPESLRTVWLEAVAAVQAGDNGGKRSIMVPWDNGGRLKDVLIGVLPTAVSRHNCPAAAFAVNALLAGCQPPAHGQTLGVITALTSTSDAVPIAVAVARHFPTYTAKSVRGGGRGGVERGRIALRGRVLVAQTCASPLSCDLDAETRARVVAVSRAVRLASRVVDTPPAAMDPDALVGEAAAVAAELAGPTHGLDVSWDALRYDALKACGFGGLVAVGDAAARDGREPALVHVKYRPSGGAPGSRLRKIALVGKGITYDTGGLQIKGKSGMPGMKTDMGGAAATLGAFKALCQLRPQHVELHLVLCIAENAVGPGAFRPDDVVTPLSGRTVEINNTDAEGRLVLADGVAYASGTLGCDDVIDVATLTGAQMIATGKNFAGVLSDDEAMERACVDAGRASGDLAHPLPYAPEFFTKEFGSKIADMKNSVKDRTNAQTSCAGQFIANHLDRGWNKADPDASGEEETEGRIRRRWLHVDMAGPATNKDGRGTGYGVALLVHLISGELYADGK; encoded by the coding sequence atggcgacgtcgtcgtgcccCGCGTTCGTgtccgcgcctcgcgcggcggtcatcggcgcggcgtcccgcgcgatcgtcgcgcggcgggtcgcccCGACCGGCGCGaaacgtcgcgtcgcgtccaccatcgtccctcgcgcctccgccgacgcgccccccgtCCCTGCAGTGGATATCCCCGACACGAACGACGAGTGGGAGGCGGTCTCCCCCGTCGatttcgccgccgacgtctccgcggcgctggcggcggacaAGGTGGTCATCCTCGgcaagcgcggcgcgctgcgatCGCCGGGATTCGTCGCCTCCCTGCCGGAGTCCCTCCGAACGGTGTGGCtcgaggccgtcgcggcggtgcaggcCGGGGACAACGGCGGCAAACGCTCCATCATGGTCCCGTGGGACAACGGCGGTCGCCTCAAGGACGTCTTAATCGGGGTGTTGCCCACAGCCGTATCCCGACACAActgccccgcggcggcatTCGCCGTcaacgccctcctcgccggatGCCAACCCCCCGCGCACGGGCAAACCCTCGGCGTCATCACCGCCCTTACCTCCACCTCCGACGCGGttcccatcgccgtcgccgtcgcccggcaCTTCCCGACGTACACCGCGAAGAGCgtgcggggcggcggccgcggcggagtcgaGCGGGGGCGCATCGCGTTGAGGGGAAGAGTTCTCGTCGCGCAaacctgcgcgtcgccgctctcgtGCGACCTGGATGCGgagactcgcgcgcgcgtcgtcgcggtctcCAGGGCGGTGCGTctcgcgtctcgcgtcgtggacaccccgcccgcggcgatggaccccgacgcgctcgtcggcgaggcggcggcggttgcggCGGAGTTGGCGGGACCGACGCACGGCTTGGACGTTTCGTGGGACGCGTTGCGGTACGACGCTCTGAAAGCGTGTGGGTTCGGCGGGTTGGTCGCGGTcggtgacgcggcggcgcgagacggCAGGGAGCCCGCGCTGGTGCACGTCAAGTACCGCCCGAgtggcggcgcgccgggttcgcgcTTGAGGAAGATTGCGCTCGTGGGCAAGGGGATCACGTACGACACCGGCGGGTTGCAGATCAAGGGCAAGTCGGGAATGCCGGGGATGAAGACGGACATgggcggagccgccgcgaccctcggcgcgttcaaGGCGCTCTGCCAACTTCGGCCGCAGCACGTCGAGCTTCACCTCGTGCTGTGCATCGCCGAGAACGCGGTGGGTCCCGGGGCGTTTcgacccgacgacgtcgtcacgCCCCTCTCGGGTCGAACCGTGGAGATTAACaacaccgacgccgagggacgTTTagtgctcgccgacggcgtggcgTACGCGTCCGGGACGTTGGGatgcgacgacgtcatcgacgtgGCGACGCTGACCGGCGCGCAGATGATCGCCACGGGGAAGAACTTCGCGGGGGTGctctcggacgacgaggcgatggaACGCGCGTGCGTGGACGCCGGTCGAGCGAGCGGAGACTTGGCGCACCCTCTGCCGTACGCGCCCGAGTTTTTCACCAAAGAGTTTGGGAGCAAGATCGCGGACATGAAGAACAGCGTGAAGGACCGGACGAACGCGCAGACGTCGTGCGCGGGTCAGTTCATCGCCAACCACCTGGACCGCGGTTGGAACAAGGCGGATCCGGATGCATCGGGGGAAGAAGAGACGGAGGGACGGAtaaggcggcggtggctgcACGTCGACATGGCTGGCCCGGCGACGAATAAGGACGGACGGGGGACCGGGTACGGCGTTGCCCTCCTCGTGCACCTGATCAGCGGGGAACTTTACGCCGACGGGAAGTGA
- a CDS encoding predicted protein, which produces MHAILAPVRALAPASARRVTPTARSQRRRVAVGRTAANAGPIVALGASVSAGDANVVDAKHARAVSEVAARWRTEEEGAAPATRAGRVEELDSTEMDSTAVAATALFAAFAFAFFAGVDPAVAADSLDAIDAPREVFSLAGGEVPFWANMVKYARFSISIMVGFAFMFGRPVVAALKKPQTAILVLGGGYGAVRFFQWTIETMSGVNDPMTMTY; this is translated from the coding sequence ATGCACGCGATCCTAgcccccgtccgcgcgctcgcgcccgcgtccgcccgccgcgtcaccCCCACCGCCAGATcgcagcggcgccgcgtggcCGTCGGGaggaccgccgcgaacgccggacccatcgtcgcgctcggcgcgtccgtctccgcgggtgacgcgaacgtcgtcgatgcgaagcacgcgcgcgcggtgagcgaggtcgcggcgcggtggcggacggaggaggagggcgcggcgcccgcgacacGCGCGGGAAGGGTGGAGGAACTGGACTCGACGGAGATGGactcgacggcggtggcggcgacggcgctgttcgccgcgttcgctttcgccttcttcgccggcgtcgacccggcggtcgcggccgactcgctcgacgcgatcgacgccccgcgcgaggtcTTCTCgttggcgggcggcgaggtcccgTTCTGGGCCAACATGGTCAAGTACGCCAGGTTCAGCATCTCGATCATGGTCGGGTTTGCGTTCATGTTCGGTCggccggtggtggcggcgctgAAGAAGCCGCAGACGGCGATCCTGGTGCTCGGTGGAGGGTACGGGGCGGTGCGGTTCTTCCAGTGGACGATCGAGACGATGTCGGGGGTCAACGACCCGATGACGATGACCTACTGA
- a CDS encoding predicted protein, producing MGAASRAARRAGSEALRRWEASYSSGRAGIASPSPVSRAPPAHRLADIFPKKLVDDIYRSSFKSQTGVSLKYMMDFGAQPIQRQLMVSAQFLHNELPVRFAHRVAELENLPLGLSSKEQVQTVRDWYVESYDELKKFPPIANREDEAKFTTLIKRVMDRHANVVPMIARGVLELKLELEREGGEGGARLGKRGVENKWMNDMPEIHQFLDGFYMSRIGIRMLMGQHVALEEAAATAPQENYIGLICTKVSPVAVARDAIEDARSICMRQYGDAPEVEVFGDESFTFAYVPGHLHQMLFELVKNSLRAVSDKYLDSDQMPPPIRVVIAEGAEDVTIKISDEGGGIRRSGLQRIWTYLYTTANSPLLEMDADTGAGPAVLAGYGYGLPLSRLYARYFGGDLQVLSMDGYGTDAYLHLNRLGNIAEPLP from the coding sequence ATGGGGGCCGCgtctcgggcggcgcgacgcgcaggtTCCGAGGCGCTGCGGCGCTGGGAGGCGTCCTACTCTTCCGGTCGCGCGGGCATcgcctccccgtcgcccgtctcgcgcgccccgccagCGCACAGGCTCGCCGACATCTTCCCGAAgaagctcgtcgacgacatATACCGCTCGAGCTTCAAGAGCCAGACGGGCGTGAGCCTCAAGTACATGATGGACTTCGGCGCGCAGCCCATCCAGCGGCAGCTCATGGTCAGCGCGCAGTTCCTCCACAACGAGCTCCCCGTTCGCTTCGCGCACAgggtcgccgagctcgagaacctcCCGCTCGGGCTCTCGTCCAAGGAGCAGGTGCAGACGGTGCGGGACTGGTACGTGGAATCGTACGATGAGCTTAAGAAGTTTCCGCCCATCGCAAACAGAGAGGACGAGGCCAAGTTCACGACGCTGATCAAGCGGGTGATGGACAGGCACGCCAACGTGGTGCCGATGATTGCGCGCGGAGTGCTGGAGCTGAAGCTGGAGCTGGAgagggagggcggcgagggcggcgcgcggctggGGAAGCGGGGCGTGGAGAACAAGTGGATGAACGACATGCCGGAGATACACCAGTTCCTGGACGGCTTCTACATGTCGCGCATAGGGATACGAATGCTGATGGGTCagcacgtcgcgctcgaggaggcggcggcgacggcgccgcagGAGAATTACATCGGCCTCATCTGCACCAAGGTCTCCCCGGTGGCGGTCGCCAgggacgccatcgaggacgcgcggagcATCTGCATGCGGCAGTACGGCGATGCGCCCGAGGTTGAGGTTTTCGGCGACGAATCGTTCACGTTCGCGTACGTGCCCGGCCACCTCCACCAGATGCTCTTCGAGCTGGTCAAAAACTCGCTGAGGGCGGTGAGCGACAAGTACCTCGACTCCGATCagatgccgccgcccatccGCGTGGTAATagcggagggcgccgaggacgtcacGATTAAGATcagcgacgagggcggcgggatcaGGCGGTCCGGTCTGCAGCGGATATGGACGTATCTCTACACCACGGCTAACTCGCCGCTGCTGGAGATGGACGCAGACACCGGAGCGGGGCCCGCGGTGTTGGCGGGATACGGCTACGGATTACCGCTGTCCAGGCTGTACGCGCGGTACTTTGGGGGTGACCTACAGGTGCTGTCCATGGACGGGTACGGGACGGACGCGTACCTGCACCTGAACAGGTTGGGCAACATCGCGGAGCCGCTCCCGTGA
- a CDS encoding predicted protein: MSAVAPAATPPPAVSGVSEGRAKRKISKPNRFTSPPPAKRARPNPPAAGSKPAAAAKKSVASRSSKAGRSKPPAVPAPRPAARGKRPDASAPLSAIALAALSSPGAAALIGQSPVPESAVVEAMAAAAAAREITSPGSGALAGLAMLLEATEESPTLARDLGVAANMLPKGSRPRQNPAASPLRPVNLNVAGGDDGNRRHPMAPDAPAPDAPRSGWGDGKRRRTGGGKAKTAEDEGAAPSRAARTNKSDPVVEALAAERARDQTARNKRPEMAKEFDATVHAVATTQPRAVLGHALSWLNLLVGDLKGRSAALRRSRRRLQKVRGEATERAEAARSERGVPAAKDEPPLLEEKEAGLLKDLERALAVEDKHLTALLKQAMQAQGVARGSDAGGKGEEGGSSSRVGGSKGSEKKKSKPGKAKDVAAKGVAPAILGAPPEHDDPKLMTDYFANAMITSAAAFLSTGLNVAVADGDGDGKAAAAVACPAGLVPTPHIAAA, translated from the coding sequence atgtccgccgtcgcgcccgccgcgacgcctcctcccgccgtcAGCGGCGTGAGCGAGGGCCGAGCGAAGAGGAAGATTTCAAAGCCAAACAGATTCACCTCTCCCCCGCCGGCGAAGCGCGCCAGGCCCAACCCGCCCGCGGCAGGCTCCAAgcccgccgctgccgcgaAGAAGTCTGTCGCGAGTAGATCTTCCAAGGCCGGCAGGTCCAAACCCCCGGCGgttcccgcgccgaggcccgcggcCAGGGGGAAGAGGCCGGATGCCTCAGCCCCTCTCAGcgccatcgccctcgccgcgctgagctctccgggcgccgcggcgctcatcggcCAATCCCCGGTACCCGAATCCGCCGTCGTGGAggccatggccgccgccgccgccgcgagggagattACCTCCCCGGgatccggcgcgctcgcgggtctcgccATGCTCCTCGAGGCCACCGAGGAGAGCCCGACGCTGGCGCGGGATCTGGGCGTGGCGGCGAACATGCTCCCCAAGGGATCCCGCCCCAGGCAGAACCCCGCGGCATCGCCCCTCAGGCCCGTCAACCTCAAcgtggcgggcggcgacgacggaaaccgacggcacccgatggcacccgacgcgcccgcgcccgacgcgcccagATCCGGCTGGGGCGACGGCAAGCGCCggcgcaccggcggcggcaaggccAAGacggccgaggacgagggcgcggctccatcgcgggcggcgaggacgaacAAGTCGGACCCGGTcgtggaggcgctggcggcggagagggccaGGGATCAAACGGCCAGAAACAAACGGCCAGAAATGGCCAAGGagttcgacgcgacggttcACGCGGTTGCGACGACGCAgccgcgcgccgtgctcggTCACGCGCTGTCGTGGCTCAACCTCCTCGTGGGCGATCTCAAggggaggagcgccgcgctgaggcggagcaggcggcggctgcaGAAGGTGCGaggggaggcgacggagagggcggaggcggcgcggagtgAACGgggcgtccccgcggcgaaggacgagccgccgctcctcgaggagaaggaggcgggtCTGCTCAAAGATCTCGAAcgagcgctcgcggtggaggacAAGCACCTCACCGCGCTGCTGAAGCAGGCGATGCAGGCGCAGGGCGTGGCGAGGgggagcgacgcgggcgggaaGGGTGAGGAGGGTGGATCGTCGTCTCGGGTTGGCGGCAGCAAGGGGAGCGAAAAGAAAAAGTCAAAGCCCGGGAAGGCTAAGGACGTCGCGGCAAAGGGGGTGGCGCCTGCCATCCTGGGCGCTCCCCCCGAGCATGACGACCCGAAGCTGATGACCGACTACTTCGCGAACGCCATGatcacgtccgcggcggcgttcctcAGCACGGGGCTCAACGTGGCGGTGgctgacggcgacggggacgggaaggcggcggcggcggttgcgtGCCCGGCCGGGTTGGTTCCCACCCCtcacatcgccgccgcgtga
- a CDS encoding predicted protein encodes MGGPDALDHSVAFLKQRDGLDKTLKLMRYVSAIAAYNILADDPSSVTGTKLRKLDKSTGITRKYLKLGKFLGNLKELRALLRAGEIASRQRIAPAGNRTPDAALASAAAFANRLNIASQLAQLVYNFAEQLNWAAKIGLIRDARRRRKIERWTSVAELATYVFTINVSMLTLWRCAQRETRARREYGDRGRRKKDDDAADAGGGVPSPLRLLRGLGLRGRHDSEESTGSDASVNDDGSGRDDTIRTERDLARALEAIARERTSARLALVADLADVTVCFGDVRDVRALTAPGTVNALGLVSASCGVVDKWRSTKV; translated from the coding sequence ATGGGGGGCCCCGACGCGCTGGACCACTCGGTGGCGTTCCTCAAGCAGAGGGACGGGCTCGATAAGACGCTGAAGCTGATGCGATACGTCTCGGCAATAGCCGCGTACAACATCCTGGCGGATGATCCGAGCTCGGTGACGGGCACCAAGCTGCGAAAGCTGGACAAGAGCACCGGCATCACGCGCAAGTACCTGAAGCTCGGAAAGTTCCTGGGCAACCTCAAGGAGCTCAGGGCGCTTctgcgcgcgggggagaTCGCGTCCAGGCAAAGGATAGCCCCCGCCGGGAACCGAacccccgacgcggcgctcgcttccgcggccgccttcgCCAACCGGCTCAACATCGCCtcgcagctcgcgcagctcgtgtACAACTTCGCCGAGCAGCTCAACTGGGCGGCGAAGATTGGCctcatccgcgacgcgcgcaggaggaggaagatCGAACGCTGGacgtccgtcgcggagctcgccacgTACGTGTTCACCATCAACGTCTCGATGCTCACGCTGTGGCGATGCGCGCAgcgggagacgcgggcgaggcgggagTACGGCGACCGGGGCCGGCggaagaaggacgacgacgcggcggacgcgggcggcggcgtcccgtcgccgctgcgaCTTCTCCGAGGCTTGGGTCTGCGCGGGAGACACGACTCGGAGGAGTCCACGGgcagcgacgcgtccgtgaacgacgacggatccggacgcgacgacacGATACGCACGGAGCGTGACCTCGCGCGTGCGCTCGAAGCCATCGCGAGGGAACGGACGAGCGCACGTTTAGCTCTCGTCGCCGACTTGGCCGACGTGACGGTGTGCTTCGGGGATGTGCGTGACGTGCGGGCGctgacggcgccggggacggtgAACGCGCTGGGGCTGGTGTCGGCGTCGTGCGGCGTGGTGGACAAGTGGCGAAGTACGAAGGTCTGA
- a CDS encoding predicted protein: protein MFAQLRNALARNASVFQTARNASSGANGKAWAVDLMASEAGISKKQAEIALKSLLAGIEGAVVAGERVTFQGFGSFESVARAARTGVNPQNPTQKIKIPASMAPKFKAGSAFKSAVNK from the coding sequence ATGTTCGCCCAGCTTCGCAACGCCCTCGCTCGCAACGCTTCCGTCTTCCAGACGGCGCGCAACGCGTCCAGCGGCGCCAACGGTAAGGCCTGGGCCGTGGACCTCATGGCCAGCGAGGCTGGCATCAGCAAGAAGCAGGCTGAGATCGCGTTGAAATCCCTGCTCGCGGGCATCGAGGGAGCCGTGGTGGCTGGAGAGAGGGTCACGTTCCAGGGCTTTGGGTCCTTCGAGTCCGTcgccagggcggcgcgcaccgGCGTCAACCCCCAGAACCCCACCCAGAAGATCAAGATCCCGGCCTCCATGGCCCCCAAGTTCAAGGCTGGCTCCGCGTTCAAGTCCGCCGTGAACAAGTAG
- a CDS encoding predicted protein, whose translation MAPVARRVAQARRRAPSSRNPRATVCMAGYDSVQARREAESLRVDSRTKQIHSLAELDAAFTLAGDKLIMLAIESEEECMMSDDLWDRNNVAGTETNKEQCRQLSASLARIAREADNVVFLRVEVLESGDTRQIAKELNITKFPTYQYWKNDDLMWQHVGAGAGVAAELSEGVLYYGGQGAAGLNVRDYVTEINSRNDLGNFIESCAAPTGPLPGFDAGLDVPCDKQLAIVDIGVDKDAPHGCLHIFPAVLSLARNTQGFTRWARMAIDKNAETADIAREFGIDTVPSFVFLADGKVVDRYSGSDRVELMNHVLAFQKANGIRLPERGAKRRMSTAEAKEIARAARDRAKAEGRQTGW comes from the exons ATGGCCCCCgtggcgcgtcgcgtcgcgcaggcCAGGAGGCGGGCCCCTTCCTCTCGCAACCCTCGCGCCACCGTGTGCATGGCGGGATACGACTCGGTCCAGGCCAGGCGCGAGGCCGAGTCGCTCAGGGTCGACAGCAGGACCAAGCAGATCCACAgtctcgccgagctcgacgccgcgttcaccctcgcgggcgacaAGCTCATCATGCTCGCCAtcgagtccgaggaggagtgCATGATGAGCGACGATCTCTGGGACCGCAACAACGTCGCGGGAACCGAGACGAACAAGGAGCAGTGCAGGCAgctctccgcgtccctcgcgcgcatcgcccgcgaggcgGACAACGTCGTCTTCCTCAGGGTCGAGGTCCTCGAGTCCGGCGATACCCGCCAGAtcgccaaggagctcaacATCACCAAGTTTCCCACCTACCAGTACTGGAAG AATGATGACCTCATGTGGCagcacgtcggcgccggagcgggcgtcgccgcggagctctcCGAGGGCGTCCTCTACTACGGCGGTCAGGGCGCCGCTGGTCTCAACGTGAGAGATTACGTCACCGAGATCAACAGCCGCAACGACCTCGGCAACTTTATCGAatcgtgcgcggcgcccaccggTCCCCTCCCGGGCTTCGATGCGGGCCTGGACGTCCCCTGCGACAAGCAGCTCGCCATCGTGGACATCGGCGTCGACAAGGATGCCCCGCACGGGTGCCTCCACATCTTCCCCGCCGTGCTCTCCCTCGCGAGGAACACGCAGGGGTTCACCCGGTGGGCGCGCATGGCGATCGATAAGAACGCCGAGACGGccgacatcgcgcgcgagtttGGCATCGACACCGTCCCGTCCTTCGTCTTCCTGGCCGACGGCAAGGTTGTGGACAGGTACTCCGGAAGCGATCGCGTGGAGCTCATGAACCACGTTCTCGCGTTTCAAAAGGCTAACGGCATTCGGCTCCCAGAGCGCGGCGCCAAGCGGAGGATgagcaccgcggaggcgaaggagatcgcgcgcgcggcgagggaccgcgccaaggctgagggtCGCCAGACTGGCTGGTAA
- a CDS encoding predicted protein — MHAGPSGKSLQILFRPSRALDRDSRTRVCGLLSLWHFGCARRKGLGEPSARGSRRRPRGGTSRRGRTRARRDTRSPREQRGIHRRNRAGVDSGDAPVMLGGIARRCLGQGIEGQSLLRRLAGDAAQRMGLSRTFGGATAAHSSQGLNSFLDGTRFGPKETADKEPVGRAWETSELRLKSFEDLQGLWYVLLKEKHMLATEKYAARGSRVRMRAPHRIKMIRRSMAKIKTVLTERVDEVAGDDPELRRKFMAVINAK; from the coding sequence ATGCACGCAGGCCCGAGTGGCAAATCCCTGCAGATATTATTTCGCCCCAGCCGGGCGCTCGATCGCGACAGCCGCACCCGCGTGTGCGGGCTCCTCTCGCTTTGGCATTTTGGCTGCGCGAGGAGAAAAGGGTTGGGGgagccctcggcgcgcggcagTCGGCGGAGGCCCCGTGGCGGAAcctcgaggcgcgggcgAACACGTGCGCGAAGGGACACACGTAGTCCAAGGGAGCAGCGCGGGATCCATCGGAGGAatcgcgcgggggtggactCGGGGGACGCGCCGGTGATGTTGGGCGGGATCGCGCGCCGTTGTCTGGGTCAGGGGATCGAGGGCCAATCGCTGCTGCGGCGGttggcgggcgacgccgcccagcGGATGGGGCTGAGCAGAACGTTCGgcggggcgaccgcggcgcactCGTCGCAGGGTTTGAACTCCTTCCTGGACGGCACCAGGTTCGGACCCAAGGAGACGGCGGACAAGGAGCCCGTGGGCAGGGCGTGGGAGACGAGCGAGCTCAGGCTGAAATCCTTCGAAGATCTGCAGGGGCTCTGGTACGTGCTGCTGAAGGAGAAGCACATgctcgcgacggagaagtacgccgcccgcgggtccaGGGTTCGGATGAGGGCCCCGCACAGGATCAAGATGATCCGACGGAGCATGGCCAAGATCAAGACGGTGCTGACGGAGAgggtcgacgaggtcgccggcgacgacccggagcTTCGCAGAAAGTTCATGGCCGTCATCAACGCCAagtga
- a CDS encoding predicted protein — protein sequence MAPVKTIAVIIAMKAEAAPLVEHLGLKKAEPSPFPGPIPAEVFSGAVGDATVHVCCNGEAKGFGVDSVGTVPAALTAYQICEHLKPDLLINAGTAGGFKAMGGAIGDVYLATAFKNHDRRIPIPGFDAYGVGHADAAPCPALRLATGFKPGVVSTGNSLDAPDVDVESLKKNEASVKEMEAAGIAHVCAMFDVPLLAVKAITDIVDGDKPTQDEFLENLGAAAKALQGAVPKVIEFVAGKELGAL from the coding sequence ATGGCTCCCGTCAAGACCATCGCGGTGATCATCGCCATgaaggctgaggctgcgCCGCTCGTCGAGCATCTCGGGCTGAAGAAGGCGGAGCCAAGCCCTTTCCCGGGCCCCATCCCGGCAGAGGTGTtcagcggcgccgtcggcgacgccaccgtgCACGTGTGCTGCAACGGTGAGGCCAAGGGCTTCGGCGTCGATTCCGTCGGCaccgtcccggcggcgctcaccgcctACCAAATCTGCGAACACCTCAAGCCCGATCTCCTGATCAacgcgggcaccgcggggggCTTCAAGGCCATGGGAGGCGCCATCGGCGACGTCtacctcgccaccgcgttcaaAAACCACGACAGAAGAATCCCCATCCCGGGATTCGACGCCTACGGCGTCGGacacgcggacgccgccccgtGCCCCGCGCTGAGGCTGGCGACCGGATTCAAGCCCGGAGTCGTGTCCACCGGCAActccctcgacgcgccggacgtcgacgtcgaatcCCTCAAGAAGAACGAGGCGAGCGTGAAGGAGATGGAGGCTGCGGGCATCGCACACGTGTGCGCCATGTTCGACGTCCCGCTGCTCGCGGTGAAGGCCATCACGGACATCGTGGACGGGGACAAGCCCACGCAGGATGAGTTCCTCGagaacctcggcgccgcggccaaggcgctgCAGGGCGCGGTGCCAAAGGTGATCGAGTTCGTGGCGGggaaggagctcggcgcgctgtgA
- a CDS encoding predicted protein, which yields MSFAHRSVLKEMREKKAKAAKAVERAVSRWRPWAESASSEPAPWPAKFEKGGRGITRGVPQVPEDNRWRLGEYAVRADFDGGNLRRVEQNGADGAFQLWTRSDCEGSDHATQHRTWFHFRIEGHSPGETLSFTVMNYVKQGKIFQHDYRPVYRQHPSGAKYARCNQSVSHWKTDQGQFRWTFRHKVETAEPTYFAFTFPFSHGDCVATLDAIDARFASDKTLRERVYVRRQTLARSLEGRDVDVLTVTAPAGVSESEYDEAPVLSSRVAPPGRAPEDRPVFIVSAGVHPGEKPGNHMMCGILEFLLRPDDPRASALRERFVFKLVPMLNPDGAFRGHFRQDTLGQNLNRFYDDPDRTKQPVIHAVVRLAMHYAHQRRGLGFYLDLHGHMNKRGVFAFGNALDGDDAAAGFAYARLCSLNTPHFDVHACNFTEKNMRTQDKNGQTKEGSGRVALHAKTGLPHLYTVEASYVSSRLLSRVPPASGDDGRASPPSRTPVRSVKYTPEVLNDVGRALMIAALDLQGEGANPWSRLPGSEYGSLHGVLGWARSAARGDAGKNTRDVAREQDVSKKWRTVKSKVMELRLSK from the coding sequence GCGGAGAGCGCCAGctccgaacccgcgccgtggCCCGCGAAATTTGAGAAAGGGGGAAGGGGAATCACGCGAGGGGTGCCGCAGGTCCCTGAGGACAACAGGTGGAGGCTGGGCGAGtacgcggtgcgcgcggacTTCGACGGCGGTAACCTGCGGAGGGTTGAGCagaacggcgccgacggcgcgttcCAGCTGTGGACCAGGAGCGACTGCGAGGGGAGCGACCACGCCACGCAGCACCGAACGTGGTTTCACTTTCGCATCGAAGGCCACTCGCCGGGGGAGACGCTGTCGTTCACGGTGATGAACTACGTCAAGCAGGGGAAGATTTTCCAGCACGACTACAGGCCCGTGTACCGTCAGCACCCGTCCGGCGCCAAGTACGCGCGATGCAACCAGTCGGTGAGCCATTGGAAGACGGACCAAGGCCAGTTTCGGTGGACCTTCCGGCACAAGGTTGAAACCGCCGAGCCGACGTACTTTGCGTTTACGTTTCCGTTCTCGCACGGCGATTGCGTCGCCACgctggacgccatcgacgccagGTTCGCGTCCGACAAGAcgcttcgcgagcgcgtgtaCGTCAGGCGGCAGACACTCGCGCGATCGCTCGAGGGCAGGGACGTGGACGTGCTCACGGTGACGGCCCCGGCGGGTGTGTCCGAGTCTGAATACGACGAAGCCCCCGTCTTGTCGTCGCGAGTGGCCCCCCCGGGACGAGCGCCCGAAGACAGGCCCGTATTCATCGTCTCCGCGGGGGTGCACCCCGGGGAGAAGCCCGGTAACCACATGATGTGCGGGATACTCGAGTTTCTGTTGAGGCCGGACGACCCGAGAGCGTCGGCGCTGCGAGAACGGTTCGTGTTCAAACTCGTCCCGATGCTCAaccccgacggcgcgttcCGGGGGCACTTTCGGCAGGACACCTTGGGCCAGAACCTGAACCGCTTCTACGACGACCCGGACCGCACGAAGCAGCCCGTGATTCACGCGGTGGTGCGCCTTGCGATGCACTACGCGCACCAACGCAGGGGGTTGGGTTTTTACTTGGACCTGCACGGGCACATGAACAAGAGAGGTGTTTTCGCGTTTGGCAACGctctcgacggcgacgacgccgccgccggctttgCGTACGCCAGGCTGTGCTCGCTCAACACCCCGCACTTCGACGTGCACGCGTGCAACTTCACCGAGAAGAACATGAGGACGCAGGACAAGAACGGTCAGACCAAGGAAGGGAGCGGTCGGGTGGCGTTACACGCCAAGACGGGACTGCCGCACCTGTACACGGTGGAGGCGAGTTACGTGTCGTCGCGGCTGCTCTCCCGCGTTCCGCCGGCgagcggggacgacggccgcgcgtcgcccccgtcgcgcaccCCCGTTCGTTCGGTCAAGTACACTCCCGAGGTGCTCAACGACGTGGGCAGGGCGTTGAtgatcgcggcgctggacctgcagggcgagggcgcgaaccCGTGGTCGAGGCTACCGGGGTCCGAGTACGGAAGTCTCCACGGTGTGCTCGGgtgggcgaggagcgcggcgaggggagaCGCGGGCAAGAACACGAGGGACGTCGCAAGGGAGCAAGATGTGAGCAAGAAGTGGAGGACGGTGAAGAGCAAGGTGATGGAGTTGAGGTTGAGCAAATAG